One genomic region from Anopheles bellator chromosome 2, idAnoBellAS_SP24_06.2, whole genome shotgun sequence encodes:
- the LOC131210849 gene encoding protein tipE produces the protein MRSDSSELLLEQQAEELRKKKLLELAAAKKAKNGPPPKRSLRENASFYTTSGLAFLSVTAGASLLFLVPLYVDPAISTLVGDFVEQPTMCVTTRREDMTGLFNCSWSSCREGCTSDVFKCTHIYVTFIDDLNFTFPFNATPAELFNLTDIGRSEEAILLVNIKGCGYPPTVKCKNFTDLYGFEGAVFPCYYSKQNKTVVMTAYNREDQVSTIVHFFVVPFIVTVVSSVFLCIMHCDCRCKKERRRHRHRHRRPRIENLSDSSISTRVDMLTPAIEVYKQPL, from the exons ATGAGGAGCGATAGTtcggagctgctgctcgagcaACAGGCCGAAGAGCTGCGCAAGAAGAAGCTGCTGGAGCTAGCGGCGGCCAAGAAGGCGAAGAATGGGCCCCCGCCGAAGCGGTCGCTGCGGGAGAACGCCTCCTTCTACACCACGTCCGGGCTGGCGTTCCTGTCGGTGACGGCCGGCGCCTCGCTGCTCTTCCTGGTGCCACTGTACGTGGACCCGGCCATCTCGACGCTGGTCGGCGACTTCGTCGAGCAGCCGACGATGTGCGTGACGACGCGGCGCGAGGACATGACCGGGCTGTTCAACTGCTCCTGGAGCTCGTGCCGCGAGGGCTGCACCTCGGACGTGTTCAAGTGCACGCACATCTACGTGACGTTCATCGACGATCTCAACTTTACCTTCCCGTTCAACGCGACGCCGGCCGAGCTGTTCAACCTGACCGACATCGGGCGCTCGGAAGAGGCGATCCTGCTCGTCAACATCAAGGGCTGCGGCTACCCGCCGACGGTCAAGTGCAAGAACTTCACCGACCTGTACGGCTTCGAGGGGGCCGTCTTTCCCTGCTACTACTCGAAGCAGAACAAGACGGTCGTGATGACGGCGTACAACCGCGAGGACCAGGTCAGCACGATCGTGCACTTCTTCGTCGTGCCGTTCATCGTGACCGTCGTCTCGTCGGTCTTTCTCTGCATCATGCACTGTGATTGTAGGTGTAAGAAGGAgcggcgccggcaccggcaccggcaccgccgcccTAGGATAGAGAACCTCAG CGATTCTTCGATATCGACACGGGTGGACATGCTGACACCGGCGATCGAGGTGTACAAGCAGCCACTCTGA
- the LOC131210188 gene encoding growth hormone-regulated TBC protein 1-A, producing the protein MAVSKFSDVDEYGFRREPDFDYQSYENIMSSYLAVLTSRSMRWQKFVKSEDMTKNQSKLKRFVRKGVPGPMREEVWMKTSGALKLQQQQPTLYQTLLTYEFDQEISDQIKLDLPRTFPDNIHFEQYKLGLYNALIAFAHENRTVGYCQGLNYIAGLLLIVTKNEESTFWLLKVIVENIVPLYHTKTMDNLITDIDVLSELIKQRVPDVHRHIFDLGLPWPVIATKWFICLYAEVVPTETVLRIWDCLFLEGNKILLRVGLTAVVRLRQEILATDDISTLIGLFRSLEKSPVLMDCHEFIKSIFKVPGNLRRSQLTTLRRRLYDERMASKHNGS; encoded by the exons ATGGCAGTTTCAAAATTCAG CGATGTCGATGAGTACGGGTTTCGGCGGGAACCGGATTTCGACTACCAATCGTACGAAAATATTATGTCAAGCTACTTGGCGGTACTGACGTCGCGCAGTATGAGGTGGCAAAAGTTCGTGAAAAGCGAAGATATGACGAAAAACCAGAGCAAACTTAAGCGCTTCGTCCGGAAAGGCGTTCCCGGTCCGATGCGGGAGGAAGTGTGGATGAAAACGTCTGGTGCGTTaaagctacagcaacaacagccaacCCTCTATCAAACACTGCTGACGTACGAGTTCGATCAAGAAATCT CCGATCAAATAAAGCTTGATCTCCCACGGACGTTCCCGGACAACATTCACTTCGAGCAGTACAAACTGGGTCTCTACAATGCGTTGATTGCATTCGCGCATGAGAATCGAACAGTTGGCTACTGTCAAGGTTTAAATTACATCGCAG GACTGCTGCTAATCGTaacgaagaacgaagaatCTACGTTTTGGCTGCTCAAAGTAATAGTCGAAAACATTGTCCCATTGTATCACACAAAAACGATGGACAACCTAATCACGGATATCGATGTACTGAGTGAACTGATCAAACAACGTGTGCCGGATGTCCACCGCCATATCTTCGACTTAG GGCTGCCCTGGCCTGTGATAGCTACCAAGTGGTTTATCTGCCTGTACGCCGAAGTCGTACCGACCGAAACCGTCCTCCGGATATGGGACTGTCTGTTTCTCGAGGGTAACAAAATTCTGCTTCGTGTCGGGCTGACGGCAGTGGTACGGCTCCGGCAAGAGATACTGGCCACGGACGATATCTCCAcgttgattggtttgtttcgaTCGCTGGAAAAATCGCCCGTCCTGATGGACTGTCACGAGTTCATCAAGAGCATCTTCAAAGTGCCGGGTAACCTGCGCAGGTCACAGCTGACTACACTTCGGCGACGGCTATACGATGAACGGATGGCTAGCAAGCACAATGGTTCCTAG
- the LOC131209120 gene encoding probable Golgi SNAP receptor complex member 2, with the protein MMEALYLQTNGLIQETQQCFQRLSDTRADAEEIAHDIEMKIMAANGNCDRLDVLLFKVPVAQRQNAKMRVDQLKYDIRHLHAALKMFHEKRQRRATELAERESLLSKRFTANSDTTSIDIDYSLQHHNSMQNAHQGVDEMLWTGSNVLDGLRSQRETLKGARKRILDIGNTLGLSNQTMKMIERRLVEDKYFLYGGMFVTTAIIVLVIYFLVL; encoded by the exons ATGATGGAAGCGCTGTATCTCCAGACCAACGGCCTTATTCAGGAAACGCAACAATGCTTCCAACGTCTCAGCGATACTCGTGCCGATGCCGAAGAAATCGCACACGACATCGAGATGAAGATTATGGCCGCTAATGG CAACTGTGATCGGTTGGATGTGCTGCTGTTTAAAGTGCCCGTTGCGCAGCGACAGAACGCTAAGATGCGCGTAGATCAACTCAAGTACGATATTCGGCATCTACACGCCGCCTTAAAAATGTTTCACGAGAAACGGCAACGCCGGGCGACGGAGCTCGCAGAGCGGGAAAGTTTGCTGAGCAAACGGTTCACCGCCAATAGCGACACGACATCGATTGACATCGATTATTCCCTGCAGCATCATAATTCCATGCAAAATGCGCACCAAGGGGTCGACGAAATGCTTTGGACGGGCTCGAACGTTCTGGACGGTCTACGGTCGCAGCGCGAAACTTTGAAAGGGGCTCGTAAACGAATCCTGGACATCGGAAACACGCTCGGATTGTCGAATCAAACCATGAAGATGATCGAACGAAGACTGGTGGAGGACAAGTATTTCTTGTACGGGGGAATGTTCGTGACGACGGCTATTATTGTTttagtaatttattttttggtaCTTTAG
- the LOC131209118 gene encoding uncharacterized protein LOC131209118, which yields MPQELRVVRCVQCLKYQVDIVKKVNKWSCKVCGVKQSLAREFYRGAGKDCRSIVQKLEAQNIITEQREQETLRLVLSGAIQLPEPSVSLAVAEESELCVVGPTDELKGKPSKWDTFAGKTENENSDDMLYGDPDINCPDDAFIRERRNVVSRIATAPKNDNWTICQSTGRQAPTLKRDVFEALPLKATVAQRFDQNAGNEKILESRNGSTNHSLSVQADSFQQHQPLLHFHRKQTLKQGLSKPSVSPLSSQECRKMNQIGEGSASRDAKSFCRAIKRKHSNECTSPLMNFAKRPIYSEANATSSNRIDFCPIVAREDSLQQTLTNQETEALSKWPTFVRPDDETDGSEDEMLVF from the exons ATGCCGCAAGAATTGCGCGTTGTCCGTTGCGTCCAGTGCTTGAAATATCag GTGGATATCGTCAAAAAAGTCAACAAATGGTCGTGCAAAGTGTGCGGCGTGAAACAATCGTTGGCGAGGGAATTTTACCGTGGTGCCGGCAAGGATTGTCGCTCCATTGTGCAGAAGTTAGAAGCTCAGAACATCATCACCGAGCAACGGGAACAGGAAACGCTTCGGCTCGTACTGAGTGGTGCTATTCAGCTTCCTGAACCGTCCGTCTCATTGGCAGTGGCAGAAGAAAGCGAATTGTGTGTTGTCGGACCAACCGATGAACTTAAAGGAAAACCTTCCAAATGGGACACATTCGCTGGAAAGactgaaaatgaaaacagcgATGATATGCTGTATGGTGACCCCGATATAAATTGTCCGGATGATGCGTTTATTCGCGAACGAAGGAACGTTGTTTCCAGAATAGCCACGGCGCCGAAAAATGACAATTGGACCATTTGCCAAAGTACTGGAAGACAAGCACCCACCCTTAAAAGAGATGTGTTTGAGGCTTTGCCTTTGAAAGCTACCGTCGCGCAAAGATTTGATCAGAATGCAGGCAATGAAAAAATATTGGAGAGCAGAAACGGTTCCACAAACCATTCGCTATCGGTACAGGCAGACAGCTTTCAGCAACATCAACCCCTTTTACACTTTCATCGCAAACAAACCCTCAAACAAGGCCTCAGCAAACCTTCTGTTTCGCCTCTGTCAAGCCAAGAATGCagaaaaatgaatcaaattgGAGAAGGTAGCGCTTCTCGAGACGCGAAATCGTTTTGCCGGGCAATCAAGCGAAAGCATTCAAACGAATGTACGAGTCCCCTTATGAACTTCGCCAAGCGGCCCATTTACAGCGAAGCTAACGCAACATCCAGCAACAGGATCGATTTTTGTCCTATTGTTGCAAGAGAAGATTCTTTACAGCAAACTCTGACAAATCAGGAAACTGAAGCGTTATCCAAGTGGCCAACCTTCGTGAGGCCTGATGatgaaacagatggaagtgaaGATGAAATGCTAGTTTTCTAG